Below is a window of Natronorubrum halophilum DNA.
GCGAGGCGTCTGCTCTGCTCGAGACGTTCGAACCCGGCACTCGATGACGTCGGTTTACGCGGGGCTTCCGTCCTGTTCTGCGATCTCGAAGAGGTCTCCGTAGCCTTCGTCTTCGGGCAGTTGATCCCTGATATCCTCGAGTGCGCCCTCGGTAACCGCTTGCTCGACTACGTCGATGACGACCTGTGCGTGGAAGGCGGCGTCGGCCGGATCGTCGTCGCCGATCTCCTCGCGGTCGGCGACGCGCTCGACGAACTCGTCGGACCCGAACCGCTCGATGTCGTCGACCTCCTCGAGAAATCGACCGAGTTCGTCGGGGAATTGGGCTCCCAGGTTCTCGGCTTCACCGGGCTGGATCCGCTCGGAGAGCGTGGTCAGCGTAGCGCGGGAGACACTCAGCCCAGCCTCTCGGGAGTCGAGCTGTGCTCGGTGTTGGACCTCGCCGATGAAAGTGCCATACTGCAT
It encodes the following:
- a CDS encoding DUF2267 domain-containing protein, translating into MQYGTFIGEVQHRAQLDSREAGLSVSRATLTTLSERIQPGEAENLGAQFPDELGRFLEEVDDIERFGSDEFVERVADREEIGDDDPADAAFHAQVVIDVVEQAVTEGALEDIRDQLPEDEGYGDLFEIAEQDGSPA